The following proteins come from a genomic window of Maribacter sp. HTCC2170:
- a CDS encoding DUF3341 domain-containing protein, whose amino-acid sequence MASKVIHAYYNDDDVLMNAVKKVKGAKHHIEEVYCPFPVHGLDKAMGLAPTRIAITSFIYGCVGLIVSIVMMDYIMIQDWPQDIGGKPSFSYLENMPAFVPIMFELTVFFAAHLMVITFYLRSRLWPFKKAENPDVRTTDDHFVMELAIHDNEKELKNLLMDTGAVEINVSEK is encoded by the coding sequence ATGGCATCTAAAGTTATACATGCATATTATAATGATGACGACGTGTTAATGAACGCAGTCAAAAAGGTGAAGGGCGCCAAACATCATATTGAAGAAGTGTATTGTCCTTTTCCAGTACATGGACTGGATAAAGCTATGGGTCTGGCACCTACAAGAATAGCCATTACATCTTTTATTTACGGTTGTGTTGGTCTAATAGTATCAATTGTTATGATGGATTATATCATGATTCAAGATTGGCCCCAAGACATTGGTGGTAAGCCAAGTTTTAGCTATTTGGAGAACATGCCGGCATTTGTACCAATCATGTTTGAGTTAACAGTATTTTTTGCGGCTCATTTAATGGTGATCACATTTTACTTGAGAAGTAGACTATGGCCATTTAAAAAGGCAGAAAACCCTGATGTTAGAACAACTGATGACCATTTTGTAATGGAGTTGGCAATTCATGATAACGAAAAAGAATTAAAGAATTTATTGATGGACACCGGTGCGGTTGAAATTAATGTTTCAGAAAAGTAG
- the nrfD gene encoding NrfD/PsrC family molybdoenzyme membrane anchor subunit, translating into MASHYEAPIRKPLVLGDKGYHDVTVDIAAPVEGRANKHWWIVFSIALAAFLWGIGCIIYTISTGIGTWGLNKTVNWAWDITNFVWWVGIGHAGTLISAVLLLFRQKWRMAINRSAEAMTIFSVVQAGLFPIIHMGRPWLAYWVLPIPNQFGSLWVNFNSPLLWDVFAISTYLSVSLVFWWTGLLPDFAMIRDRAVLPFQKKIYSLLSFGWTGRAKDWQRFEEVSLVLAGLATPLVLSVHTIVSFDFATSVIPGWHTTIFPPYFVAGAVFSGFAMVNTLLIIMRKVCRLEAYITVQHIELMNIVIMITGTIVGCAYITELFMAWYSGVEYEQYAFLNRATGPYWWAYWAMMSCNVFSPQFMWFKKLRTSIMFSFFISIIVNIGMWFERFVIIVTSLHRDYLPSSWSMFSPTFVDVGTFIGTIGFFFVLFLLYARTFPVIAQAEVKTILKSSGEKYKKLREAGKPLYQISGNTKVGETVEEVVEEVNEEVNDSAKDVSSLLDSIGVFDASKDKADDLKKVKGIGPQMEKTLNQIGIFTFAQVSRMTEKEYNLLDSITESFPGRAQRDDWAGQAKKLNNNQ; encoded by the coding sequence ATGGCGTCGCATTACGAAGCACCTATACGAAAACCCCTAGTTCTTGGAGATAAAGGCTACCACGACGTAACTGTGGATATTGCCGCTCCTGTTGAGGGAAGAGCCAACAAGCATTGGTGGATTGTTTTTTCCATTGCTTTGGCAGCATTCCTGTGGGGTATTGGTTGTATTATTTACACAATCTCTACTGGTATTGGTACCTGGGGTTTGAACAAAACAGTTAACTGGGCTTGGGATATCACAAACTTTGTTTGGTGGGTAGGAATTGGACATGCAGGTACATTGATTTCTGCTGTACTTTTACTTTTTAGACAAAAATGGAGAATGGCAATTAACCGATCTGCGGAGGCTATGACCATTTTTTCGGTTGTACAAGCTGGTTTGTTTCCGATTATACACATGGGCCGCCCGTGGTTGGCTTATTGGGTGTTGCCTATTCCAAACCAATTTGGTTCGTTGTGGGTGAACTTTAATTCTCCGTTATTGTGGGATGTATTCGCGATTTCGACGTATTTGTCTGTTTCATTGGTATTCTGGTGGACAGGTTTGTTGCCTGATTTTGCAATGATCCGGGATAGGGCCGTACTTCCTTTTCAAAAGAAAATATACAGCTTATTAAGTTTTGGTTGGACAGGTCGTGCCAAGGATTGGCAACGTTTTGAAGAAGTTTCATTGGTTTTGGCAGGTTTGGCCACGCCATTGGTACTTTCGGTACATACTATTGTATCTTTTGACTTTGCTACATCGGTCATTCCTGGATGGCATACTACCATATTTCCTCCATACTTTGTTGCTGGGGCTGTATTCTCAGGATTCGCGATGGTGAACACACTACTGATTATCATGAGAAAGGTATGTAGGTTAGAGGCTTATATTACTGTGCAGCATATTGAGCTTATGAACATTGTAATCATGATTACGGGAACAATAGTTGGTTGTGCATATATCACTGAGCTGTTTATGGCATGGTATTCTGGAGTTGAGTACGAGCAATATGCATTTTTGAACAGAGCTACAGGGCCTTACTGGTGGGCGTATTGGGCGATGATGAGCTGTAATGTATTCTCGCCTCAGTTCATGTGGTTCAAAAAATTACGAACCAGTATTATGTTCTCATTCTTTATTTCAATTATTGTGAACATAGGAATGTGGTTTGAGCGTTTCGTGATTATTGTTACTTCGCTGCATAGAGATTATTTACCTTCTTCTTGGAGTATGTTCTCCCCAACATTTGTTGATGTAGGTACGTTTATAGGTACCATTGGTTTCTTCTTTGTTCTGTTTCTATTATATGCAAGAACATTCCCTGTAATAGCACAGGCAGAGGTTAAGACTATATTAAAATCTTCTGGTGAAAAGTATAAGAAGTTAAGAGAGGCTGGTAAGCCATTGTATCAAATCAGTGGTAATACAAAGGTTGGTGAAACTGTTGAAGAAGTAGTCGAGGAGGTAAATGAAGAAGTAAATGATTCTGCTAAAGATGTATCTAGTTTGTTGGATTCTATTGGGGTTTTCGATGCATCTAAAGACAAGGCGGATGACCTCAAGAAAGTGAAGGGTATTGGTCCTCAAATGGAAAAAACTTTGAATCAAATCGGTATTTTCACTTTTGCTCAGGTAAGTCGTATGACAGAGAAAGAATATAACTTGTTGGATTCAATCACAGAATCGTTCCCAGGAAGAGCACAACGTGATGATTGGGCCGGACAAGCAAAAAAGTTAAATAACAATCAATAG
- a CDS encoding TAT-variant-translocated molybdopterin oxidoreductase, whose product MASNKKYWKNEAELNPNDSIVETLKQNEFVQEIPVDEFLGDKENLSSSNTNRRDFLKYVGFSTAAAAMAACEGPVRKSIPYVVQPESIVPGVANYYATTIANGFDFASVLVKTREGRPIKIENNTATKINGGANARVQGSVLSLYDSTRLQGPLKDGEPVEWSAIDADVKAKLASLNTAGKQIALLTQTYASPSTSKLISEFKEMYSTVNHVTYDAISEDAAINAFEARYGERALADYDFEKAEVIISFGADFLADWQGGGYDSGYSKGRVPKNGKMSKHVQFEANMSLTGANADQRVPLTPMQQKVALAQLFAKLNGTTTSGEIPEYAQRAVESAAKAISNNKGAAVVVTGLQDENAQAVVLAINEMLGSSAFDAKAPKYVRQGNAKSVDTLIADMKAGRVGALIIDGVNPMYTLPNAVDFAEGIEKVDLSIAFTTNWTETTEMTNYAAASNHYLESWGDTQIKKGHYGLMQPTIKELFDTRQVQSALLQWMGSDKSYYDYIKEAWSTDVLNGGDWNKALHDGVFVAGSSAVDELVESVATVVGVEEEATSVDVTSAVRSLASATSGGGMELTLYSKVGMGDGQQAGNPWLQEFPDPISRVSWDNYVTVSKADAENLGLINENVANGGLDGSYAKLTVNGVTIDNVPVLIQPGQAAGSIGLALGYGRQVGMKSEMQTGVNAYPLYQGFNNVQSATIEKSVGMHEFACMQLHNTLMGRGDIIKETTLEIFNTKNHSEWNEVPVVSLDHQEVPATSVDLWDEFDRSIGHHFNMSIDLNACTGCGACVIACGTENNVPVVGKEEVRKSRDMHWLRIDRYYSSEDTFEEDNVKKDEFNGLSGDKGSLGGFGELEDPATNPQVAFQPIMCQHCNHAPCETVCPVAATSHGRQGQNQMAYNRCVGTRYCANNCPYKVRRFNWFLYNNNDEFDYHMNNDLGKMVLNPDVNVRSRGVIEKCSMCIQKTQKTILDAKRDGRMIKDGEFQTACSMACSNGAIVFGDVNDEKSEIAELKESDRTYHLLEHVGTKPNVFYHVKVRNSNEA is encoded by the coding sequence ATGGCATCAAACAAAAAATATTGGAAGAACGAAGCGGAGTTAAATCCAAACGATTCCATTGTTGAGACGCTAAAGCAGAATGAATTTGTTCAAGAAATTCCTGTTGACGAGTTTTTGGGTGACAAAGAAAATTTGTCATCTTCAAATACAAACAGAAGGGATTTTCTTAAATATGTTGGTTTTAGCACTGCTGCTGCAGCTATGGCGGCCTGTGAGGGTCCTGTGAGAAAATCTATTCCTTATGTGGTTCAGCCAGAAAGTATTGTTCCTGGTGTGGCCAATTACTATGCAACAACTATTGCAAATGGTTTTGATTTTGCCAGTGTTTTGGTAAAAACTAGAGAGGGTAGACCAATCAAGATTGAAAACAATACAGCTACCAAGATTAATGGTGGCGCTAATGCTCGTGTTCAAGGTTCTGTATTGTCATTATATGACAGTACTAGACTGCAAGGTCCTCTTAAAGATGGCGAACCTGTTGAATGGAGCGCTATAGATGCCGATGTAAAAGCGAAGTTGGCAAGCCTGAATACAGCGGGAAAACAAATTGCTTTATTGACTCAAACATATGCAAGTCCTTCAACCTCAAAGTTGATTTCTGAATTTAAGGAAATGTACAGTACGGTCAATCATGTTACATATGATGCCATTTCTGAGGATGCTGCAATTAATGCTTTCGAGGCAAGATATGGGGAAAGGGCTTTGGCTGATTATGATTTTGAGAAAGCCGAGGTTATAATTTCTTTTGGTGCTGATTTCCTTGCTGACTGGCAAGGTGGTGGTTACGATAGTGGATATTCGAAAGGCCGGGTTCCAAAAAATGGAAAGATGTCCAAGCATGTACAGTTTGAAGCTAATATGTCTTTGACCGGAGCTAATGCTGATCAAAGAGTGCCTCTTACTCCAATGCAACAAAAAGTTGCGCTAGCACAATTATTTGCAAAATTGAATGGAACCACCACGAGTGGTGAAATTCCAGAATATGCGCAAAGGGCAGTTGAAAGTGCTGCTAAGGCAATAAGTAATAATAAGGGAGCAGCCGTTGTTGTGACGGGATTGCAAGATGAGAATGCTCAAGCCGTTGTTTTGGCAATAAATGAAATGTTAGGCAGTTCTGCTTTTGATGCGAAGGCTCCTAAATATGTTCGTCAAGGAAATGCGAAAAGCGTAGATACATTGATTGCTGATATGAAAGCGGGTCGCGTTGGAGCGTTGATCATTGATGGTGTTAACCCAATGTATACTTTGCCAAATGCTGTTGATTTTGCGGAAGGAATCGAGAAAGTTGATCTTTCGATTGCTTTTACTACCAATTGGACAGAAACAACAGAAATGACCAATTATGCTGCCGCTTCAAACCACTATTTGGAATCTTGGGGTGATACACAAATCAAGAAAGGTCATTATGGTTTAATGCAACCTACTATTAAAGAGCTTTTTGATACAAGACAGGTACAATCTGCTTTATTGCAGTGGATGGGTAGTGATAAAAGTTATTACGATTATATAAAAGAAGCTTGGAGCACAGATGTTCTTAATGGAGGTGATTGGAATAAAGCCTTGCATGATGGTGTCTTTGTAGCTGGTTCCAGCGCAGTTGATGAGTTGGTGGAATCAGTAGCAACTGTTGTTGGTGTTGAGGAGGAAGCTACATCGGTAGATGTAACTTCTGCGGTTCGAAGTTTAGCCAGTGCCACTAGTGGCGGCGGAATGGAGCTTACTTTATATTCGAAGGTGGGTATGGGTGATGGCCAACAAGCTGGCAACCCTTGGTTGCAAGAATTTCCAGATCCTATTTCACGGGTTTCTTGGGATAACTATGTTACTGTATCTAAAGCAGATGCTGAAAACTTAGGTTTAATAAATGAAAACGTTGCCAACGGTGGTTTAGACGGTAGTTATGCCAAATTAACTGTTAATGGAGTGACTATTGACAATGTGCCTGTGTTGATTCAACCCGGACAAGCTGCAGGTTCAATTGGTTTGGCTCTTGGTTATGGTAGGCAAGTAGGGATGAAATCAGAAATGCAAACCGGTGTTAATGCCTATCCTTTATATCAAGGCTTTAATAATGTGCAATCTGCTACGATTGAAAAATCAGTGGGGATGCATGAGTTCGCCTGTATGCAATTGCATAATACCTTAATGGGTAGAGGTGATATTATCAAAGAAACTACTTTAGAAATATTCAATACAAAGAATCATTCAGAATGGAATGAGGTTCCTGTTGTCTCTTTGGATCACCAAGAGGTTCCTGCAACTTCAGTAGATCTTTGGGATGAATTTGATCGTTCGATAGGGCATCATTTTAATATGTCCATTGACTTGAACGCCTGTACTGGATGTGGGGCTTGTGTCATTGCCTGTGGAACAGAGAATAACGTTCCTGTGGTTGGCAAGGAAGAGGTGAGAAAATCTAGAGATATGCACTGGCTGCGTATAGATAGGTATTATTCTTCTGAAGATACATTTGAAGAGGATAATGTTAAAAAGGATGAGTTTAATGGCTTGTCTGGTGATAAGGGCTCTTTGGGTGGTTTTGGTGAGTTGGAAGATCCAGCAACCAATCCTCAGGTAGCATTTCAGCCAATAATGTGTCAGCACTGTAACCATGCGCCTTGTGAGACTGTTTGTCCTGTTGCGGCAACTTCACATGGTCGTCAAGGGCAGAATCAAATGGCCTATAATAGATGTGTTGGTACAAGATATTGTGCGAATAACTGTCCTTACAAAGTACGTAGGTTCAATTGGTTCCTTTATAACAACAATGATGAGTTTGATTACCATATGAACAATGATTTGGGTAAAATGGTACTTAATCCAGATGTTAATGTTCGGTCTAGAGGGGTAATAGAAAAATGTTCGATGTGTATTCAAAAAACACAGAAAACTATTCTTGATGCCAAAAGGGATGGTCGCATGATTAAGGATGGCGAGTTCCAAACCGCTTGTTCAATGGCTTGTAGTAATGGGGCTATTGTATTTGGCGATGTAAATGATGAGAAAAGTGAGATAGCGGAGTTGAAGGAAAGTGATCGTACATACCATTTGCTGGAGCATGTAGGGACTAAACCAAATGTTTTTTATCACGTAAAAGTGAGAAATAGCAACGAAGCATAA
- a CDS encoding cytochrome c3 family protein encodes MKKVIYRNQISKVLGISLVVFLLFSISLTAQDDAAVVAEVEAVSGDAVKGKTLFNQNCAACHSLTRKMTGPSLANVESRLSEDEGLDREWLNTWIKNSPGMIKDGDAYANKIYNEYSQAPMTAFPTLSNTDIDDILAYTAAPPPAPVVVADTAVGEADSAKSSGISNELILGALGIVLALLIMMLILVQRTLKRIAEANGLDLEKAKSERSLPLWKAFAKNQFLVLVSAILLLLAGAYFAYGWMMQIGIDQGYAPIQPIHYSHKIHAGDNKIECKYCHSSARVSKHSGIPSLNVCMNCHKSIYEYQGNPEGPSKEDLANGYTNEFYTGEIKKLYKAVGWDEENQEYTGDTQPVEWVQVHNLPDLVYFNHSQHVSVAGIECQTCHGPVEEMEIVEQYSPLTMGWCINCHKETNVKVEGNEYYAKIHEELSKKYGVDQLTAAQMGGLECGKCHY; translated from the coding sequence ATGAAAAAGGTAATATACCGCAATCAAATTTCTAAAGTTTTAGGTATCAGTCTAGTAGTTTTCCTACTTTTTTCCATTTCTCTTACTGCACAGGATGATGCAGCTGTAGTCGCAGAGGTTGAAGCTGTATCTGGTGATGCTGTAAAGGGAAAGACACTTTTTAACCAAAATTGTGCTGCTTGTCACTCATTGACTCGAAAAATGACGGGTCCGTCTTTGGCGAATGTTGAATCCCGCCTTAGTGAAGATGAAGGTTTGGATCGTGAGTGGTTAAATACTTGGATAAAGAATAGTCCAGGTATGATAAAGGATGGTGATGCTTATGCGAATAAGATTTACAATGAATATTCGCAAGCACCAATGACGGCATTTCCTACGTTGTCGAACACTGATATAGATGATATTTTGGCCTACACGGCAGCACCGCCTCCAGCTCCAGTAGTTGTTGCGGATACTGCTGTTGGTGAGGCTGATTCGGCTAAATCTTCAGGAATTTCAAATGAGTTGATTCTAGGGGCACTAGGTATTGTCTTGGCCTTATTGATAATGATGCTCATTTTGGTGCAACGAACGTTGAAACGCATTGCTGAGGCCAATGGACTTGATTTGGAAAAGGCTAAATCTGAAAGAAGTTTACCATTGTGGAAAGCATTTGCAAAGAATCAGTTCTTGGTATTGGTTTCTGCGATTTTACTTTTACTGGCAGGGGCGTATTTCGCCTACGGTTGGATGATGCAGATAGGTATTGATCAAGGTTATGCGCCAATTCAACCAATTCATTATTCCCATAAAATACATGCTGGGGATAATAAGATTGAGTGTAAGTATTGTCACTCATCGGCAAGAGTATCAAAACATTCAGGGATACCTTCTTTGAATGTGTGTATGAATTGTCATAAATCTATTTATGAATATCAAGGAAACCCTGAAGGTCCTTCAAAAGAGGATTTGGCTAACGGGTACACTAATGAGTTCTATACTGGTGAAATAAAGAAATTATATAAAGCCGTTGGATGGGACGAAGAAAACCAGGAGTATACCGGTGATACTCAGCCGGTGGAATGGGTGCAGGTACATAACTTACCTGACTTGGTTTATTTCAACCACTCACAACACGTTTCGGTGGCTGGAATAGAGTGTCAGACTTGTCACGGTCCTGTTGAGGAGATGGAGATTGTAGAGCAGTATTCTCCATTGACAATGGGGTGGTGTATAAACTGTCATAAAGAAACTAATGTGAAGGTTGAGGGTAATGAATATTATGCCAAGATTCACGAGGAGCTTTCAAAGAAATATGGAGTTGACCAATTGACAGCGGCCCAGATGGGTGGTTTGGAATGTGGAAAATGTCATTATTAA
- a CDS encoding SPOR domain-containing protein, whose translation MKSLAIIALITFSTTFGLAQQGQVNIQQDDQISDLLEIYKAANKDHEYYRIQVGFGSFAKAQTIKENVEIDFPDLFSKIDFDSPTYRVRLGRFKSKLEAERKFKEIREKYPDAMLLKPKKST comes from the coding sequence ATGAAATCGTTAGCTATTATTGCCCTTATAACTTTCTCAACAACCTTTGGCCTAGCCCAACAAGGACAGGTTAACATTCAACAGGATGACCAAATAAGTGATTTACTGGAAATTTATAAGGCAGCCAATAAAGATCATGAATACTACAGAATACAAGTGGGTTTTGGTTCTTTTGCCAAAGCTCAAACAATAAAAGAAAATGTTGAAATAGATTTTCCCGATTTGTTTTCAAAAATAGATTTTGACTCACCTACATACAGAGTTCGTTTAGGTAGATTCAAGTCAAAGCTCGAAGCGGAACGAAAATTCAAGGAAATAAGAGAAAAATATCCTGATGCGATGTTATTAAAACCAAAAAAATCGACTTGA
- the infB gene encoding translation initiation factor IF-2: protein MADNATIRLNKVLRELNISLDRAVDFLKSKGHDVEARPTTKISEEVHQVLLDEFQTDMSKKVASQEVGEEKRKEKEAIRLQLEQEQEERRLARERRAESAGRVIKAKAELAGPKTVGKIDLEPKKKAKPVVEEKKEEVAPVKEVEKQVKEKAVEEKTVEEVKEAKVEEPTSAPAAEEATPVDEKITTQYQKLSGPKILGDKIDLSKFNKPKKKKEEPKTTSDNTDRKKRRKRIVSNQGSGPGKGGPSRSGGPGARKGGKRFATVNKVEPSEEDVQKQVRETLEKLQGKSKKGKGAKYRRDKRDQHRQQTEADLELQEIESKTLKVTEFVTANEVATMMSVSTTEIISACMSLGIMVTMNQRLDAETLSIVAEEFGYEVEFVTADIEESIIEEVDAPEDLLPRAPIVTVMGHVDHGKTSLLDYIREENVIAGESGGITQHIGAYGVTLADGQKISFLDTPGHEAFTAMRARGAQVTDIAIIVVAADDDIMPQTKEAISHAQAAGVPIVFAINKIDRPTANPDKIKEGLAQMNLLVEDWGGKIQSHDISAKTGEGIKELLEKVLLEAELLELKANPDKLANGTVVEAFLDKGKGYVSTILVQAGTLKIGDYVLAGTCSGKVKAMHDERGKEISEVGPSTPISILGLDGAPQAGDKFNVLEDEREAKQIATRRSQLQREQSVRTQRHITLDEIGRRIALGDFKELNIILKGDVDGSVEALTDSFQKLSTEEIQVNIIHKGVGPITESDVLLASASDAVIIGFNVRPMGNARAVADKEEIDIRMYSIIYDAINDLKDAMEGMLSPEMKEEITGTAEIRETFKISKIGTIAGCMVTIGKIFRNSNIRLIRDGVVIYTGELASLKRFKDDVKEVSKGYDCGLQIKNYNDIKELDIVEAFEEVAVKKKLKSK from the coding sequence ATGGCAGATAATGCAACAATAAGGCTCAATAAAGTTCTAAGGGAACTCAATATCTCTTTGGACAGGGCGGTTGATTTTCTCAAGTCAAAAGGACATGATGTTGAGGCAAGACCCACCACGAAAATATCTGAGGAAGTACATCAAGTACTCTTGGATGAGTTTCAGACTGATATGAGCAAGAAAGTTGCTTCTCAGGAAGTTGGTGAGGAAAAGCGAAAAGAGAAAGAAGCCATTAGATTGCAGTTGGAGCAAGAACAGGAAGAACGTAGATTGGCTAGAGAAAGAAGAGCTGAATCTGCTGGTAGAGTGATAAAGGCGAAAGCTGAACTTGCGGGGCCAAAAACTGTTGGTAAAATAGACTTAGAGCCGAAGAAAAAGGCAAAACCGGTTGTAGAAGAGAAGAAGGAAGAGGTTGCACCAGTAAAAGAAGTTGAAAAACAAGTAAAGGAAAAGGCTGTTGAAGAAAAAACTGTTGAGGAGGTAAAAGAGGCAAAGGTAGAAGAGCCTACATCAGCTCCAGCTGCTGAGGAAGCCACTCCAGTTGATGAAAAAATAACAACGCAATATCAAAAACTTTCAGGACCAAAGATACTAGGGGATAAAATTGACCTTAGTAAGTTTAATAAGCCAAAGAAAAAGAAAGAAGAGCCAAAAACCACTTCTGACAATACAGATAGAAAGAAGAGAAGAAAGAGAATTGTTAGTAATCAAGGAAGTGGTCCCGGAAAAGGTGGGCCTTCTAGAAGTGGTGGTCCGGGAGCTAGAAAAGGCGGAAAGCGTTTTGCAACTGTAAATAAGGTTGAGCCATCTGAAGAAGATGTTCAAAAACAGGTAAGGGAAACTCTTGAGAAACTTCAAGGGAAATCCAAAAAGGGTAAAGGTGCCAAATATCGTAGAGATAAAAGAGATCAACATCGCCAACAGACAGAAGCTGATCTTGAGTTACAAGAAATTGAAAGTAAAACGCTTAAGGTTACTGAGTTTGTAACTGCGAATGAGGTTGCTACGATGATGAGTGTTAGTACTACTGAAATCATATCGGCTTGTATGTCATTGGGTATTATGGTTACCATGAACCAGCGATTAGATGCAGAAACATTATCCATAGTTGCCGAAGAGTTTGGGTATGAAGTGGAATTTGTTACTGCTGATATTGAAGAAAGTATAATAGAAGAGGTTGATGCGCCAGAGGATTTATTGCCTAGAGCGCCGATAGTTACCGTTATGGGACATGTTGATCACGGTAAGACTTCTTTGTTGGATTATATTCGTGAAGAAAATGTTATTGCAGGGGAAAGTGGAGGAATAACACAGCATATTGGGGCATACGGTGTAACCTTGGCAGATGGTCAAAAAATCTCTTTCTTGGATACTCCCGGTCACGAAGCTTTTACAGCGATGCGTGCACGTGGTGCACAAGTTACCGATATAGCGATTATTGTGGTTGCTGCCGACGATGATATTATGCCTCAGACCAAGGAGGCTATCAGTCATGCTCAGGCTGCAGGTGTACCTATTGTATTTGCTATAAACAAAATAGATAGACCAACGGCAAATCCTGATAAGATTAAGGAAGGGCTTGCTCAAATGAATTTATTAGTTGAAGATTGGGGTGGTAAAATACAGTCACATGATATATCAGCTAAAACAGGTGAGGGTATTAAAGAGTTGCTTGAAAAGGTACTGCTTGAAGCTGAGCTTTTGGAGCTAAAGGCGAACCCAGATAAGTTGGCTAACGGTACTGTTGTTGAGGCGTTCTTAGATAAAGGAAAGGGTTACGTATCAACTATTTTGGTGCAAGCTGGTACTTTAAAAATAGGTGATTACGTATTGGCAGGAACATGCAGTGGTAAAGTTAAGGCCATGCATGATGAACGAGGAAAGGAAATAAGTGAAGTTGGTCCTTCAACCCCGATTTCGATTCTTGGTTTGGACGGAGCTCCACAGGCTGGGGATAAATTCAATGTATTGGAAGATGAGCGTGAAGCTAAGCAGATTGCTACCAGGAGGTCTCAACTTCAAAGAGAGCAGTCGGTTAGAACACAGCGTCATATTACGTTGGATGAAATCGGAAGACGTATTGCTTTAGGGGACTTTAAGGAATTGAACATTATCCTCAAAGGTGATGTTGATGGTTCTGTTGAGGCATTGACGGATTCGTTCCAGAAATTGTCTACAGAAGAGATACAGGTAAATATAATTCATAAAGGAGTTGGGCCAATTACTGAGTCCGATGTTCTTTTGGCTTCTGCCTCAGATGCAGTTATTATTGGCTTTAATGTAAGGCCAATGGGTAATGCGAGAGCCGTTGCTGATAAGGAAGAAATAGATATCAGAATGTATTCTATTATCTATGATGCAATTAATGATCTTAAGGACGCAATGGAAGGTATGCTTTCTCCAGAAATGAAGGAAGAGATTACGGGTACTGCTGAAATTCGTGAGACTTTTAAAATATCCAAGATTGGTACAATAGCTGGTTGTATGGTTACAATTGGTAAAATATTCCGAAACTCCAATATTCGATTAATACGTGATGGTGTTGTAATCTATACAGGCGAGCTGGCATCTTTAAAGCGATTTAAAGATGATGTGAAAGAGGTTTCCAAAGGCTATGATTGCGGTCTACAGATTAAAAACTACAATGATATTAAAGAACTTGATATTGTTGAGGCCTTTGAAGAGGTGGCAGTCAAGAAGAAACTAAAATCAAAATAA